A portion of the Candidatus Nitrosotenuis aquarius genome contains these proteins:
- a CDS encoding tyrosine--tRNA ligase, translating into MDVTSKVELVLRPPTEEIVTQEELTNLFSTNSKPRHYIGLEISGFLHLGSLISTGFKINDFIKAGVECNVFLADWHTLINDKLGGNWDTISKVSHYYERAFKLVCPGVNIIRGSELYDSHKEYWKDFVLFTKHMTLARTMRAMTIMGRSESDEKIDMSKLLYPPMQAVDIHTIDVDIAHAGMDQRKIHMLVREIFPKMKWKVPVAIHHGLLPGLTEPITTGEEGEGTKMSKSKPGSGVFIHDSDDEIKSKIKKGWCEQGKTNNPILQIAKHILFHEMPELKVERPEKFGGNVSYSSFSQLESDFGAGKLHPMDLKNVVAENLVKIIAPIRDKLQMDDDTRDVIKNSV; encoded by the coding sequence TTGGATGTAACAAGCAAAGTCGAGCTGGTCTTGCGGCCCCCAACAGAAGAAATAGTAACGCAGGAAGAGCTGACAAATCTGTTCTCGACAAATTCCAAGCCGCGACATTACATAGGATTAGAGATTTCCGGATTTTTGCATCTTGGAAGTCTGATTAGTACAGGATTCAAGATTAATGATTTTATCAAGGCAGGCGTTGAATGCAATGTCTTTTTGGCAGACTGGCACACGCTAATCAACGACAAGCTTGGCGGCAACTGGGATACCATATCCAAGGTATCGCATTATTACGAGCGCGCATTCAAGCTGGTCTGCCCTGGCGTAAACATAATTCGCGGAAGTGAGCTGTATGATTCCCACAAGGAATACTGGAAGGACTTTGTGTTATTTACAAAACACATGACTCTTGCCAGAACAATGAGAGCAATGACAATCATGGGAAGATCAGAAAGCGACGAGAAAATCGACATGTCAAAATTATTGTATCCTCCGATGCAGGCAGTCGACATTCATACTATAGATGTCGATATAGCGCATGCGGGAATGGACCAGAGAAAAATCCACATGCTAGTCCGAGAAATATTTCCAAAGATGAAGTGGAAGGTCCCAGTCGCCATCCACCATGGTTTGTTGCCGGGACTAACAGAGCCAATAACTACAGGTGAAGAAGGAGAAGGCACCAAAATGTCAAAGTCAAAGCCAGGCTCTGGCGTTTTCATTCATGATTCTGATGATGAAATAAAATCCAAGATAAAAAAGGGCTGGTGCGAGCAAGGAAAGACAAACAATCCTATACTCCAAATAGCAAAGCACATCTTGTTCCATGAAATGCCCGAGCTCAAAGTGGAAAGGCCGGAAAAGTTCGGCGGAAACGTGAGCTATTCTAGTTTTTCCCAGCTAGAATCAGACTTTGGCGCAGGAAAACTGCACCCAATGGATCTCAAAAATGTTGTAGCAGAAAATCTGGTAAAAATCATCGCTCCAATACGGGATAAGCTGCAAATGGACGATGACACTCGAGATGTAATAAAAAATTCTGTCTAG
- the cobJ gene encoding precorrin-3B C(17)-methyltransferase, with the protein MAGKLYIVGVGPGAHDHMTFRAKEVIEQSDTIVGYDTYVGLVEDLIQGKEIHRYAMTQEVERAKQCIELAQSGKIVSLVSSGDPGIYGMAGLIYETLAEAGWDPKTGLEVEVIPGVSALNSCASLIGSPLMTDFAVVSMSDLLVPWEIIVKRVEAAAQGDYVIVIYNPSSKKRIHQLQDTRKLLLKYRKPTTPVAIIKGAYRESQTIVITDLENMESHADKLGMISTVIIGNSSTYNFKNLMINPRGYTSKYNLQS; encoded by the coding sequence TTGGCAGGAAAACTCTACATTGTTGGCGTAGGCCCCGGAGCGCACGACCACATGACTTTTCGCGCAAAAGAGGTCATTGAGCAAAGCGACACCATAGTGGGCTATGACACCTATGTTGGACTGGTAGAAGATCTAATCCAGGGAAAGGAAATCCACCGATACGCCATGACTCAAGAAGTGGAAAGGGCAAAGCAATGCATCGAGCTTGCCCAGTCTGGCAAAATTGTATCTCTGGTTAGCAGCGGAGACCCAGGAATTTACGGAATGGCAGGCCTAATCTACGAAACACTGGCAGAGGCCGGCTGGGACCCAAAGACTGGCCTGGAAGTAGAGGTGATACCTGGAGTGTCTGCCCTGAATTCATGCGCTTCCCTGATTGGCTCGCCGCTGATGACAGACTTTGCCGTAGTATCTATGAGTGACTTGCTGGTACCATGGGAAATAATAGTAAAGCGAGTCGAAGCTGCAGCCCAGGGCGACTATGTAATTGTGATTTACAATCCGTCAAGCAAAAAAAGAATCCACCAACTACAAGACACAAGAAAATTATTACTCAAATACAGAAAGCCGACCACTCCTGTTGCCATTATAAAGGGCGCATATAGAGAATCTCAAACAATAGTAATTACTGATCTGGAAAACATGGAATCGCACGCAGACAAGCTAGGCATGATTAGTACCGTGATAATCGGCAATTCTTCTACATATAATTTCAAGAATTTGATGATAAATCCGCGAGGATACACATCAAAGTATAATCTACAGAGCTAG
- a CDS encoding DUF7482 domain-containing protein: MNKFVIFAIIAIPALAVSFLVSDPFAVAKPQSKVHFTKTFVSSTDPGSGNGQFALVLAPNRDSIYTGSLTFTANNPVEILVLHQIPSQDSRGQPTWSVDGNTIYGLTEIEAKKAGTFDFTGSAVAFRSSSPFVVTTSVDGWIRGQPVELISQTYEIKEQEIELLDQNIPVVIPMRDGFYGKGPVNYIITDSSNKTISDKLAQKHGWNVKFAPKLRWAPASAQDTIYAFTNGIKGDGIYGFQGEVFGVTPAHKEYTPLASLVTVSWKAGQKPQELQSAEDILKAEKDSRLRLTKTNVTVNVPQIIWPGGQIQTTNSTVLDNAQVLEINKDSKKVTFVAHRAWGPDGRITYYIIPDATPKGPADIMKVPVSGKLAKVATSNAISEMYQFKNGVKGAGPLGFQPSVLSSALDERYVPICRISIVEWKDAKSAIPLQTISDIESKKSDGSVFVTLARPQSEDHVVNCPIIESPKSNKG, encoded by the coding sequence GTGAACAAGTTTGTCATTTTTGCAATAATAGCTATTCCAGCGCTTGCTGTTTCGTTTTTGGTATCAGACCCATTTGCCGTTGCAAAGCCACAAAGCAAGGTCCACTTTACCAAGACGTTTGTCTCATCTACTGATCCCGGAAGCGGAAACGGCCAGTTCGCACTAGTACTTGCGCCAAACCGCGACAGCATTTACACAGGATCTCTGACGTTTACTGCAAATAATCCAGTTGAGATTCTGGTACTGCACCAGATTCCAAGCCAGGACTCTCGGGGCCAGCCAACATGGAGCGTTGACGGAAATACCATTTACGGATTGACAGAAATTGAGGCTAAAAAGGCAGGAACATTCGACTTTACGGGCTCGGCAGTTGCATTTCGCAGTTCTTCTCCGTTTGTTGTAACAACAAGCGTTGACGGGTGGATTCGCGGACAGCCAGTCGAGCTGATATCACAAACATATGAAATCAAAGAACAAGAAATAGAACTCTTAGACCAAAACATTCCAGTTGTAATTCCGATGCGCGACGGATTCTACGGCAAAGGCCCTGTCAACTACATCATTACAGATTCTAGCAACAAGACAATATCGGACAAGCTCGCACAAAAGCATGGCTGGAATGTCAAGTTTGCGCCAAAGCTTCGATGGGCTCCGGCATCAGCTCAGGATACCATATACGCATTCACAAACGGAATCAAGGGAGACGGAATCTATGGGTTCCAGGGAGAAGTCTTTGGCGTAACGCCTGCACATAAAGAATACACACCACTAGCTAGTCTGGTTACAGTATCTTGGAAGGCAGGCCAAAAGCCTCAGGAACTGCAATCAGCAGAAGACATTCTCAAGGCAGAAAAAGATTCAAGACTAAGACTAACAAAGACAAACGTTACAGTGAATGTTCCTCAGATAATTTGGCCGGGGGGGCAGATCCAGACTACAAACAGCACTGTGTTGGATAATGCCCAAGTCTTGGAAATAAACAAGGATTCCAAAAAGGTGACATTTGTAGCTCATCGGGCTTGGGGTCCTGACGGCCGCATCACCTACTATATCATTCCGGATGCAACACCAAAAGGCCCAGCTGATATCATGAAGGTTCCAGTGTCTGGCAAGCTTGCAAAGGTTGCCACATCAAATGCAATATCGGAAATGTACCAGTTCAAAAATGGAGTAAAAGGCGCAGGACCGCTTGGATTTCAGCCTAGCGTATTGAGTTCAGCGCTGGATGAAAGGTACGTTCCAATATGCAGAATATCAATAGTAGAGTGGAAGGACGCAAAATCCGCCATTCCATTGCAGACAATTTCAGATATAGAATCCAAAAAGTCAGACGGCTCTGTCTTTGTCACACTGGCTAGGCCGCAAAGCGAAGACCATGTTGTGAACTGTCCGATTATAGAGTCGCCAAAATCCAACAAGGGATAA
- a CDS encoding aspartate kinase, whose product MRLVIKFGGTSLASPKHIKGVAKFIQNNSKKNQVVMVCSAINDTTDDLLEISDSIKKENRAQADSILSRLRKQHLQISKDTISNSIIRKALIQKLESILDELKGLMHGMILLGEVTPQSLDYLISFGERLSIEIVSHAILDLKTKSIALTGKEVGIVTDSNFGQSKPLMDTTRLRVSTNLEPLLSKKFIPVIGGFAGADQHGHVTTFGRGGSDYTATIIASCIKADEVWLMSDVDGLMSADPKMVKNAKVIPEVSYVEAMEMALFGAKQIHPRSFEPLLSKKIPMRIRSTFNVNNPGTLVTANPDEKTNKTVKCVSVIRHNGLIDMRGGSMVGAPGTAATIFTTLAKAGVNIMMISQSPSESSISIVVKKNDLDKAVNTMEMELLGKIIKKIDVTTDVSIIALIGSGMRGTVGVASRVFGSVAKRKANVMMIAQGSSELNLAFVVKDSDCAAAVQALHDEFKLGS is encoded by the coding sequence ATGAGACTAGTAATCAAGTTTGGTGGAACATCACTTGCATCACCCAAGCACATCAAGGGCGTTGCAAAATTCATCCAAAACAATTCCAAGAAAAACCAAGTTGTGATGGTGTGCTCTGCAATAAACGACACCACGGATGATCTGCTAGAAATTTCCGATTCAATAAAAAAGGAAAACCGCGCACAGGCAGATTCCATATTATCAAGGTTAAGAAAACAGCATTTGCAAATTTCAAAGGACACCATATCGAATTCTATAATCAGAAAGGCGCTGATCCAAAAACTGGAATCCATACTTGATGAGCTGAAAGGCCTAATGCACGGGATGATTTTGCTGGGCGAGGTGACTCCGCAGTCGCTGGATTATCTTATTTCATTTGGCGAGCGATTATCAATAGAAATAGTATCGCATGCCATACTGGATCTCAAGACAAAGTCAATCGCACTGACAGGAAAAGAAGTAGGAATTGTCACTGATTCTAATTTCGGCCAATCAAAGCCGCTAATGGATACAACACGACTGCGCGTCTCTACAAATCTGGAACCATTGCTATCAAAGAAATTCATCCCAGTTATTGGCGGATTTGCAGGGGCTGACCAGCACGGCCACGTCACAACGTTTGGTAGAGGAGGATCTGACTATACCGCTACTATCATTGCGTCATGCATAAAAGCAGACGAGGTTTGGCTTATGAGCGACGTTGACGGCCTGATGAGCGCAGACCCCAAGATGGTCAAAAATGCAAAGGTGATCCCAGAGGTATCATACGTGGAGGCAATGGAGATGGCTCTATTTGGCGCAAAGCAGATCCACCCGCGCTCCTTTGAACCATTGTTATCAAAGAAAATCCCGATGCGAATTCGCAGCACCTTTAATGTTAATAATCCCGGCACACTAGTAACTGCAAATCCTGATGAGAAAACAAACAAGACTGTCAAGTGCGTATCGGTGATTCGCCACAATGGATTAATCGATATGCGTGGCGGAAGCATGGTTGGCGCACCGGGAACAGCTGCTACAATATTTACAACACTTGCAAAGGCCGGCGTCAATATCATGATGATCTCTCAGAGCCCGTCAGAATCCAGCATCTCTATTGTGGTCAAGAAAAACGATCTGGACAAGGCAGTAAACACAATGGAAATGGAACTATTAGGAAAGATAATCAAAAAAATTGATGTCACTACAGATGTTTCCATTATAGCTCTAATCGGTTCTGGAATGCGCGGAACAGTCGGCGTCGCATCGCGAGTCTTTGGCTCAGTTGCAAAAAGAAAGGCAAACGTAATGATGATTGCACAGGGATCGTCTGAGCTGAACCTAGCGTTTGTTGTCAAGGATTCTGACTGTGCAGCTGCCGTTCAAGCGCTACATGATGAGTTCAAGCTTGGGAGCTAA
- the pcn gene encoding proliferating cell nuclear antigen (pcna): protein MVFSAKTSGSDEWKAILSAISTLVEEATFEATVEGISFRGMDPSHVALIDISWPNSAFEKYECDGPIKFGVRIDEFSKLIKRAEKSESIQISIADSMLLIIIGKNKQYKMRLIESSATDTPLPKIPYDAKIGLANTLFDKILGDVQVVSDYLTIKTDESKAEFSGKGDSGEVLISLQKQPDELTEISSKVESTGTYSLEYLNPIVKAVGAATGTIVCEYSSAKPLRIEFKVANMGRIHFYLAPRVES from the coding sequence ATGGTGTTTTCTGCAAAGACAAGCGGATCTGATGAATGGAAGGCAATTTTGTCCGCCATATCCACACTTGTAGAAGAGGCCACATTTGAGGCAACAGTGGAAGGAATCAGTTTTCGCGGAATGGATCCCTCACATGTTGCGCTAATTGACATTTCTTGGCCAAACTCGGCGTTTGAAAAATACGAGTGCGACGGCCCAATAAAGTTCGGAGTCAGAATTGATGAATTTTCCAAATTGATCAAAAGGGCAGAAAAGTCAGAGTCCATCCAAATCAGCATAGCAGATTCCATGTTATTGATAATAATTGGCAAAAACAAGCAATACAAAATGCGACTAATCGAGTCTTCGGCAACCGACACACCACTACCAAAAATTCCATATGACGCAAAAATAGGCCTTGCAAACACTCTATTTGATAAAATTCTCGGCGACGTACAGGTCGTATCTGACTATCTTACCATCAAGACAGACGAGTCCAAGGCAGAGTTTTCCGGAAAAGGCGATTCCGGCGAGGTCCTCATATCACTTCAAAAGCAGCCAGACGAGCTAACAGAGATTTCATCAAAGGTAGAATCTACAGGCACGTACAGCCTCGAATACCTAAACCCCATAGTCAAGGCAGTGGGTGCGGCAACCGGCACCATAGTATGCGAGTATTCTTCTGCCAAGCCACTAAGAATAGAATTCAAGGTTGCAAACATGGGCAGAATCCACTTTTACCTAGCACCGCGAGTAGAAAGTTAA
- a CDS encoding transcription factor S, which translates to MQFCPKCNLRLKKGTCTKCGYSEAAKTETKKSSAEMDKSFTVFEEDEGKETLPTIKKECEKCGNDEAVWWMLQTRSADEPTTQFYRCSKCAHTWRDYS; encoded by the coding sequence ATGCAATTTTGCCCCAAGTGCAATCTGCGGTTAAAGAAAGGTACATGCACAAAATGTGGTTATTCCGAAGCTGCCAAAACTGAAACAAAAAAATCTTCTGCAGAAATGGACAAGTCTTTTACTGTATTTGAGGAAGACGAGGGAAAAGAAACATTACCAACAATCAAAAAGGAATGCGAAAAGTGCGGCAACGATGAAGCGGTCTGGTGGATGCTACAGACAAGATCTGCAGATGAACCAACAACGCAATTCTACAGATGTTCAAAATGCGCGCACACTTGGCGTGACTATTCATAA
- a CDS encoding RpoL/Rpb11 RNA polymerase subunit family protein encodes MNVQVVKSSSKETELALKGTDIGTLYIVQHELLKDNQVEFAGVILRHPLTAEYRMRINSSKGSPLKEMEKATKSAIESAQELKSLIHSKIKGV; translated from the coding sequence ATGAACGTACAGGTAGTCAAGTCCTCCTCAAAAGAGACCGAACTGGCTTTGAAGGGCACCGACATTGGAACTCTGTATATAGTCCAGCACGAGCTGCTCAAGGACAACCAAGTCGAGTTTGCAGGTGTCATTCTAAGACACCCACTTACTGCCGAATACAGAATGCGTATCAATTCCTCCAAGGGCAGTCCTCTAAAAGAAATGGAAAAGGCAACCAAATCAGCAATAGAATCGGCCCAGGAACTAAAATCACTAATCCACTCTAAAATCAAAGGTGTTTAG
- a CDS encoding dual specificity protein phosphatase 23: MSKPGNIWRKIHGKITKRPTNFSWLLDGKLAGSGMPTTIEEINWIQKQGVKSIVTMTEYGLPKAWIDGIEYLHVPTEDLTAPDIDKIDSTVDYIAERIKNNEPVMVHCAAGIGRTGTILASYLIKYQKMSAQKAIETVRKERPGSIQSTSQEIAVSSYEKFLKSK, encoded by the coding sequence ATGAGTAAACCGGGAAATATTTGGCGTAAAATTCACGGCAAAATAACAAAACGCCCTACAAACTTTTCATGGCTTTTGGATGGCAAGCTAGCTGGATCTGGAATGCCAACTACTATCGAAGAGATAAACTGGATTCAAAAGCAGGGAGTAAAATCAATTGTAACCATGACAGAATACGGCCTGCCTAAAGCTTGGATTGATGGAATAGAATATCTCCATGTCCCAACAGAAGACCTCACAGCGCCAGACATTGACAAGATAGACTCCACCGTTGATTATATCGCAGAGCGAATCAAGAACAACGAACCAGTAATGGTTCACTGCGCCGCAGGAATAGGAAGAACCGGAACAATACTTGCCAGTTATTTGATAAAATACCAGAAAATGTCCGCACAAAAGGCAATTGAAACCGTACGCAAGGAAAGGCCTGGCTCTATCCAGTCAACATCACAGGAAATAGCTGTCTCCAGTTATGAGAAATTTCTAAAATCAAAATAA
- the amrS gene encoding AmmeMemoRadiSam system radical SAM enzyme yields the protein MNKEAILYEKLPDNRVRCTACARYCEIKDGQIGLCGVRGNEGGKLDLYVYGKVITGNVDPIEKKPVIHYMPGTRIFSIATTGCNWLCKYCQNYDISQRRKIEGQDLTPSQVVQMALDNNSQGIAYTYNQPSIFMEFARDCGVEAHKKGLFNIFVSNGYDTPQSVAMMNEFLDCITVDFKGSAEPEFTRKYIGVPDPKPIFDTLIEIKNKTKIHVEITDLIVPQVGDSLEHAKKLCKFLYDNFGPEMPIHFLRFHPDYKMMEFPPTPIQTLEKHYDIAKKEGLEYVYLGNVPGHKYEHTYCPGCGGIAVGRYGFDIVSWNLDESNKCKTCGHKIPITGQLDKNYKKSRFQFVV from the coding sequence TTGAACAAAGAAGCAATCCTCTATGAGAAGCTGCCTGACAATAGAGTCAGATGTACTGCATGTGCCAGATACTGCGAAATCAAGGACGGGCAAATTGGCCTGTGCGGGGTTCGCGGAAACGAAGGCGGCAAGCTGGACCTGTATGTGTATGGTAAAGTAATCACGGGAAATGTAGATCCAATAGAGAAAAAGCCTGTTATTCACTACATGCCTGGAACTAGGATCTTTTCAATAGCCACTACTGGCTGCAACTGGCTTTGCAAGTATTGCCAAAATTATGATATCTCTCAGCGAAGAAAAATCGAGGGCCAGGACTTGACGCCAAGCCAGGTAGTGCAGATGGCACTGGATAATAATTCACAGGGAATTGCATACACGTACAACCAACCGTCAATTTTCATGGAATTTGCGCGCGATTGTGGAGTTGAAGCGCACAAAAAGGGGCTCTTCAACATTTTTGTCTCTAATGGATATGACACGCCGCAGTCTGTTGCAATGATGAATGAATTTCTGGATTGCATCACGGTTGATTTTAAGGGAAGTGCAGAACCCGAGTTTACGCGAAAGTACATTGGTGTTCCTGACCCAAAACCAATCTTTGATACTTTGATAGAAATTAAAAACAAGACCAAAATTCACGTAGAGATTACTGATCTGATCGTGCCACAAGTTGGCGATAGCCTAGAACATGCAAAAAAACTCTGCAAGTTTCTCTATGACAATTTCGGCCCTGAAATGCCGATTCATTTTCTGAGATTCCATCCAGATTACAAAATGATGGAGTTTCCGCCAACACCAATACAAACACTGGAAAAACACTATGATATTGCAAAAAAGGAAGGACTAGAATACGTGTATCTGGGAAATGTTCCAGGCCACAAATATGAACACACCTACTGTCCTGGATGTGGTGGTATAGCAGTAGGCAGATACGGATTTGACATTGTATCATGGAATCTGGATGAATCCAACAAATGCAAGACTTGCGGCCACAAAATCCCAATCACAGGCCAGCTGGACAAAAACTACAAAAAAAGCAGATTCCAGTTTGTAGTCTAG
- a CDS encoding cyclase family protein, with product MKVHDLTLPVSEKIPTFPGSPAPHFIEWDSLEQDDYNLEMIFLSTHTGTHIDAPYHFVKSGKKIHELDPSRFLQNAILIRIKSKPNYSITKSDIVSFEKKHGKIPSGATIIFATGWNDSPSRKDFFSNPGISESAAKYLVSKRTNLVGIDSPSIDAGNNTKFAAHHVLLKNNVLILENLCNLSKLDRNFNLVALPLNLKNATGSPVRAIAF from the coding sequence GTGAAAGTACACGATCTGACATTACCAGTATCAGAAAAGATTCCTACCTTTCCCGGATCTCCTGCTCCACATTTCATAGAATGGGATTCACTTGAGCAAGACGATTACAATTTGGAGATGATTTTTCTTAGCACCCACACAGGCACTCACATAGATGCTCCCTACCATTTTGTAAAGTCGGGCAAGAAAATTCACGAGCTGGACCCGTCCCGATTTTTGCAAAACGCCATCCTGATTAGGATAAAATCAAAGCCAAACTATTCCATAACAAAGTCAGACATTGTATCATTTGAGAAAAAGCACGGCAAGATTCCAAGTGGAGCGACAATAATTTTTGCCACCGGATGGAACGACAGTCCATCCAGAAAGGATTTCTTTTCAAATCCGGGAATTTCCGAATCTGCCGCAAAATACCTGGTGTCAAAGAGGACAAACTTGGTAGGAATCGATTCACCAAGCATTGATGCCGGAAACAATACAAAATTTGCAGCTCACCATGTTTTGCTAAAAAATAACGTTCTGATTCTGGAGAATCTCTGCAATTTGTCCAAACTAGACAGAAACTTCAATTTGGTAGCATTACCGCTGAACCTAAAAAACGCCACAGGCTCGCCTGTTCGCGCAATAGCGTTCTAG
- a CDS encoding Lrp/AsnC ligand binding domain-containing protein — protein sequence MPIAFILLNSDLGSDQEIITKLKEMLAVEKDLKYEVQGVYGIYDIVVKIEAANADLLRSIITSKIRKIDKVQSTLTMMVIEEQERL from the coding sequence TTGCCTATTGCATTCATTTTGTTAAACTCGGATCTGGGTTCGGACCAGGAAATAATCACAAAGCTCAAGGAGATGCTGGCAGTAGAAAAAGACCTCAAGTACGAGGTTCAGGGCGTATATGGGATCTATGATATTGTAGTCAAGATCGAGGCTGCAAATGCCGATCTGTTGCGCAGTATTATCACAAGCAAGATTCGCAAAATAGACAAGGTCCAGTCCACTCTTACCATGATGGTAATAGAAGAACAAGAGCGACTATAG
- a CDS encoding aminotransferase class V-fold PLP-dependent enzyme yields MNLDKELIENSFVRSSRIYLNNASSSLIPLSTIKTMTDFTVRYNELGPDSLDFASLLSIKSNELRQTISKLVNCRQEEVILTSSVTEGINNVANGMSFAKDSNVVIRGTTHEHHANYYPWLRLASKVELRSIPHDSNGFFEISELEKRLDRNTKLVSLSHGLYNTGAILPIPEIGKILNERGIPFFLDAAQTVGCTEFDFAKTGADYAAFNGYKWLCGPMGIGIFICKREAASMLEPVNLAGESAMTYNDSKLAYKDIPDKFQGGFRNFAAIVGLQNSISFLSGLGIANIREKIIGLANLLREELAKIPDVTLYGPEDQGRRTSIVSFTIGAKSPQEIVQQLERNGFVLAVREISEKKLVRASPHFFNTESDLLKLVDLLKRL; encoded by the coding sequence ATGAATTTAGACAAGGAACTAATCGAGAATTCTTTTGTGAGGTCTTCCCGCATTTACCTGAACAATGCCTCATCGTCCCTGATTCCGCTGTCCACCATAAAGACCATGACTGACTTTACTGTACGATACAACGAGTTGGGCCCAGACTCGCTTGACTTTGCCTCGTTATTATCAATAAAATCAAACGAGCTGCGACAGACCATATCCAAGCTGGTAAACTGCAGGCAAGAAGAGGTAATTCTCACATCCAGTGTCACAGAAGGAATCAACAATGTTGCAAATGGCATGTCTTTTGCCAAAGACTCCAATGTTGTAATTCGCGGAACAACACACGAGCATCATGCAAATTATTATCCATGGCTGAGACTGGCAAGCAAAGTCGAGCTTCGATCGATTCCGCACGATTCCAACGGGTTTTTCGAAATATCAGAGCTGGAAAAAAGACTGGACCGAAACACCAAGCTGGTATCGCTAAGCCACGGCCTGTACAATACGGGAGCCATTTTGCCAATACCAGAGATTGGAAAAATTCTCAATGAGCGAGGAATCCCATTCTTTTTGGATGCGGCCCAGACAGTAGGGTGTACAGAGTTTGATTTTGCAAAGACCGGCGCAGACTATGCCGCCTTTAATGGCTACAAGTGGCTCTGCGGTCCAATGGGAATCGGAATATTCATCTGCAAAAGAGAAGCTGCTTCTATGCTAGAGCCAGTCAATTTAGCGGGGGAATCCGCAATGACATACAATGATTCCAAGCTGGCATACAAGGACATTCCAGACAAATTCCAGGGAGGATTTAGAAACTTTGCAGCAATTGTCGGGTTGCAGAATTCAATTTCATTTTTGTCAGGCCTAGGAATTGCAAACATTCGAGAAAAGATAATCGGCCTGGCCAATCTCCTACGGGAAGAGCTAGCAAAAATACCAGATGTCACATTGTACGGCCCAGAAGATCAGGGCAGGCGAACAAGCATTGTTTCATTTACCATAGGTGCCAAGTCCCCGCAGGAAATTGTACAACAATTAGAGCGAAATGGATTTGTCCTGGCTGTGCGGGAAATATCAGAGAAAAAACTCGTGCGCGCCTCGCCGCACTTTTTCAACACAGAATCAGATTTGCTAAAACTAGTAGATCTGCTAAAAAGACTATAG
- a CDS encoding NADH-quinone oxidoreductase subunit I translates to MPVAILPDIGEQMCIGCALCVEICTTLGPDVLRVKPVEGWKRGKAFVFYPERCISDGACIGVCPTKAIFWMRPMDFTVGQPVPLYKNSVFVKGWTELID, encoded by the coding sequence ATGCCAGTAGCAATTTTACCAGACATTGGTGAACAGATGTGCATTGGATGCGCACTATGCGTTGAAATCTGCACAACACTGGGACCAGATGTACTCAGAGTAAAACCAGTCGAAGGCTGGAAAAGAGGTAAGGCATTTGTCTTTTACCCAGAAAGATGCATCTCCGACGGAGCATGCATTGGCGTTTGCCCAACAAAGGCAATCTTCTGGATGAGACCAATGGACTTCACAGTAGGTCAACCAGTTCCTCTATACAAAAACTCAGTCTTCGTTAAGGGCTGGACTGAACTTATCGATTAA
- a CDS encoding SRPBCC family protein: MKSVTESCVVQYPKDVVFDFLSNFENMPKWSTQFVKSIKIENGKKKATTPLGEVYIRIDSDKKSGVIDIFAGPTENQMNPAFMRVISFSEKSCGVTFTFFQWPDTTDQMWEMFCNWIKIEVGNIKKLFS; this comes from the coding sequence ATGAAATCAGTCACAGAATCGTGTGTTGTACAATATCCAAAGGATGTCGTCTTTGATTTTCTGTCCAACTTTGAGAACATGCCCAAATGGAGCACCCAGTTTGTCAAAAGCATCAAAATAGAAAATGGCAAGAAAAAGGCAACAACTCCGCTTGGCGAAGTCTATATCCGAATAGACTCTGACAAAAAATCTGGCGTAATCGATATTTTTGCAGGACCGACAGAAAACCAGATGAATCCTGCATTTATGAGAGTGATTTCATTTTCAGAAAAATCATGCGGCGTTACATTTACTTTTTTCCAGTGGCCTGATACCACGGATCAGATGTGGGAAATGTTTTGTAATTGGATAAAAATTGAGGTAGGAAACATCAAAAAATTATTTTCCTAG